A genomic stretch from Lathyrus oleraceus cultivar Zhongwan6 chromosome 2, CAAS_Psat_ZW6_1.0, whole genome shotgun sequence includes:
- the LOC127121254 gene encoding protein NRT1/ PTR FAMILY 8.1 — MAEEEDIYTKDGTVDYLGNSANKRKTGTWRACPFILGNECCERLAFYGMSTNLVRYFKYQLHQHSATASKNAADWGGTCYITPLIGAFVADAYLGRFWTIFCFSILYVIGMTLLTLSASVPGIKPTCYTKDDCHATHEQSAICFVALYLIALGTGGIKPCVSSFGADQFDDADEVEKEHKSSFFNWFYFSINIGALIAASLLVWIQDNVSWGLGFGIPAVAMAIAVVSFFSGTRLYRNQKPGGSPVTRMCQVIVASIRKYHVDVANDETLLYETPEALSAIQGSRKLDHSNGLRFFDKASVLENSDNLKDSTNPWKLCTVTQVEELKAIIRLLPIWATGIIFATVYGQMSNYFVLQGETMNTHLGNFQIPPASLSIFDTLSVIFWVPIYDRIIVPTARKFTGRKNGLTQLQRMGTGLFISIFSMLYALTLEYYRLKMVQDGVSMSIFLQVPPYFIIGCAEVFIFIGQLEFFYEQAPDAMRSFCSALSLLTVALGQYLSSLLVTIVTKVTTLKGGPGWLPDDLNYGRLDHFFGLLAGLSVVNFVVFLMVSKFYIYKKSVGTLR; from the exons ATGGCTGAGGAGGAGGATATATACACAAAAGATGGAACAGTAGATTACCTTGGAAATTCTGCTAACAAAAGAAAGACTGGAACATGGAGAGCATGTCCCTTTATTTTAG GAAATGAATGTTGTGAGAGATTGGCTTTCTATGGGATGAGTACAAATCTAGTGCGTTATTTTAAGTATCAACTGCATCAACATAGTGCTACTGCTTCAAAGAATGCTGCTGATTGGGGTGGAACATGCTACATCACTCCATTGATAGGAGCATTTGTTGCTGATGCCTATCTTGGACGATTTTGGACCATTTTTTGTTTTTCAATACTTTATGTTATT GGAATGACACTACTGACATTATCTGCATCAGTTCCTGGCATAAAACCAACCTGCTACACAAAAGATGATTGCCATGCTACACATGAACAGAGTGCAATATGTTTTGTAGCTCTTTACCTTATAGCTCTAGGCACCGGCGGAATCAAGCCTTGTGTCTCGTCATTCGGAGCAGATCAATTTGACGACGCAGATGAAGTTGAGAAAGAGCACAAGAGTTCATTCTTCAATTGGTTCTATTTCTCAATCAACATTGGTGCTCTTATTGCTGCTTCTCTATTGGTGTGGATACAAGACAATGTGAGTTGGGGATTGGGATTCGGCATTCCAGCAGTCGCCATGGCGATTGCGGTAGTAAGTTTCTTTTCAGGCACACGATTGTATCGGAATCAGAAGCCGGGAGGTAGCCCCGTTACTCGCATGTGTCAGGTGATAGTCGCGTCGATAAGAAAGTACCATGTCGATGTAGCTAATGACGAGACTCTCTTGTATGAAACTCCAGAGGCTTTGTCTGCTATCCAAGGAAGCCGCAAGCTTGATCACTCGAATGGATTAAG ATTCTTTGACAAAGCATCGGTGTTAGAAAACTCGGACAATTTGAAGGACTCAACAAACCCATGGAAACTTTGCACTGTAACACAAGTGGAAGAACTAAAAGCAATTATAAGATTGCTTCCAATATGGGCAACAGGCATAATATTTGCAACAGTTTATGGTCAAATGAGCAACTACTTTGTACTACAAGGAGAAACCATGAACACACATTTAGGAAATTTTCAAATCCCACCAGCTTCACTTTCAATCTTTGATACACTCAGTGTCATATTTTGGGTCCCAATATATGACAGAATCATTGTTCCAACAGCTAGAAAATTTACTGGCAGAAAAAATGGCCTAACTCAGCTTCAAAGAATGGGAACAGGTCTCTTCATATCAATATTCTCAATGCTATATGCATTAACATTGGAGTATTATAGACTTAAAATGGTGCAAGACGGAGTATCTATGTCGATTTTTTTGCAAGTTCCACCTTATTTCATTATAGGCTGTGCTGAAGTTTTCATATTTATTGGTCAATTGGAATTCTTTTATGAACAAGCACCTGATGCAATGAGAAGTTTTTGTTCTGCTCTTTCTTTACTCACTGTTGCACTTGGACAGTACTTGAGTTCTTTGCTTGTTACTATTGTTACAAAGGTTACTACATTGAAGGGTGGTCCTGGTTGGTTACCTGATGACTTAAACTATGGTAGACTTGATCATTTTTTCGGGCTTTTGGCCGGGTTGAGTGTGGTGAATTTTGTTGTGTTTCTGATGGTGTCGAagttttatatatataaaaaatcGGTCGGGACTCTCCGATGA